One Deltaproteobacteria bacterium DNA window includes the following coding sequences:
- a CDS encoding DnaJ domain-containing protein: MSDGKTIAGKPGHTEVTVPSGLDLAKLRLSLDEGMVVARAAKGVSLSELARPLGARADEILGSLLAKGLLLEKGNDAALAEQVELTLERKKEILALEAKLGSTNPFELLGVGNGSSVEVCKNAYYDLSMRLHPDRYYGKELGSFRARIDKIFRKLTEAQVTLTDREKRADFEKANPALFRAAVAPSVHDNLRADDRARRIARHPYLAKHARQAELLSRARKELEGSHPAQAMLDLEQLLKLDPNNAEAKKMLVEATAKKDKFRGMAAFDEALKLASVGDMTNAVLRLTEALEKAPTLNVAVKGYEFSCREGDWKNARQFGQKWVEFEPRSSKAHLSLAEAMERVGLQKNAKREAEEALKLDPDNKAAKALVAKLRWA; encoded by the coding sequence TTGAGTGACGGAAAGACCATCGCCGGCAAGCCGGGACACACGGAAGTCACCGTTCCGTCCGGGCTGGACCTGGCCAAGCTGCGGCTCTCGCTCGACGAGGGCATGGTCGTGGCGCGCGCCGCCAAGGGCGTGAGCCTGTCCGAGCTCGCCAGGCCGCTCGGCGCCCGGGCCGACGAGATCCTCGGCTCGCTCCTGGCCAAGGGGCTCTTGCTCGAGAAGGGCAACGACGCGGCGCTCGCCGAGCAGGTGGAGCTCACCCTCGAGCGCAAGAAGGAGATCCTCGCGCTCGAGGCCAAGCTCGGGTCGACGAACCCCTTCGAGCTCCTGGGTGTGGGGAACGGCAGCTCCGTCGAGGTCTGCAAGAACGCCTACTACGACCTCTCCATGCGGCTGCACCCGGACCGCTACTACGGCAAGGAGCTGGGCTCGTTCCGGGCGCGCATCGACAAGATCTTCCGAAAGCTCACCGAGGCGCAGGTCACGCTCACCGATCGCGAGAAGCGCGCGGACTTCGAGAAGGCGAACCCCGCGCTCTTCCGCGCCGCCGTCGCGCCCTCGGTGCACGACAACCTCCGCGCCGACGATCGCGCCCGCCGCATCGCCCGGCACCCCTACCTCGCCAAGCACGCCCGACAAGCCGAGCTCCTCTCCCGCGCGCGCAAGGAGCTGGAGGGCAGCCACCCGGCGCAGGCCATGCTCGACCTGGAGCAGCTCCTCAAGCTCGATCCCAACAACGCCGAGGCCAAGAAGATGCTCGTGGAGGCCACCGCCAAGAAGGACAAGTTCCGCGGCATGGCGGCCTTCGACGAGGCGCTCAAGCTGGCCAGCGTGGGCGACATGACCAACGCGGTGCTCCGCCTCACCGAGGCCCTGGAGAAGGCGCCCACCTTGAACGTGGCCGTGAAGGGCTACGAGTTCTCCTGCCGCGAGGGCGACTGGAAGAACGCGCGCCAGTTTGGCCAGAAGTGGGTGGAGTTCGAGCCCCGGTCGTCGAAGGCGCACCTCTCCCTGGCGGAGGCCATGGAGCGCGTGGGTTTGCAGAAGAACGCCAAGCGCGAAGCTGAAGAGGCCCTGAAGCTCGATCCCGACAACAAGGCAGCCAAGGCCCTGGTCGCCAAGCTGCGGTGGGCTTGA
- the dnaK gene encoding molecular chaperone DnaK produces the protein MGDSGPVIGIDLGTTNSVVATVERGVAKCIPSRQGGNLTPSVVAIAKNGKRLVGALAKRQAVTNPEGTVVALKRFMGRKWSDPKVQDGRVKYQYTLAAGEHDDLRVVLPDKQYAPPELSALVLAELKADADAYFSKPVSRAVITVPAYFNDGQRQATKDAGVIAGLDVLRIINEPTAAALAYGYGKQVAGKVAVFDLGGGTFDISVLEINRGVFEVKSTGGDTLLGGEDFDNRIIEWLVFTFAKEFNVDLRQERMAMQRLRDAAEKAKCELSTVKETQISLPFLYTPKGGGQALHLQRSLTRDKLEELTADLVERCIRHCEQTLGEAKVKPSELKEVLLVGGMTRMPRVQDAVRRFFGKEPSKGVHPDEVVALGAAVQAAALTQAESDVLLLDVTPQSLGVAVAGGYTRVLIPKNTTVPTSVTEEFATSKDGQTVVKIIVLQGEDQLASKNEILGEFILTGLRPASRGAVTIEVAFDISAEGIVSVSGKDRETGQKQSITVSASGGLTPDELQKILAEHAPITPDHEPALPQAVSADPALSGLRDRVNGLIKDLEDLIPQAKHALEKSQFGADALQKAERAVARGKGAVGGSDIEALNAVVQELERTTNLFRGLAKSRTAGNG, from the coding sequence ATGGGGGATTCTGGACCGGTGATTGGCATCGACCTCGGCACCACGAACAGCGTGGTGGCCACGGTCGAGCGCGGGGTTGCCAAGTGCATCCCCAGCCGCCAGGGCGGGAACCTGACCCCGTCGGTGGTGGCCATTGCCAAGAACGGGAAGCGTCTGGTGGGCGCGCTCGCCAAGCGCCAGGCGGTGACCAACCCCGAGGGCACCGTCGTCGCGCTCAAGCGCTTCATGGGGCGCAAGTGGAGCGATCCCAAGGTCCAGGACGGCCGGGTCAAGTACCAGTACACGCTGGCTGCCGGTGAGCACGACGACCTCCGCGTGGTGCTGCCCGACAAGCAGTACGCGCCGCCGGAGCTCTCCGCGCTGGTGCTCGCCGAGCTCAAGGCCGACGCCGACGCCTACTTCTCGAAGCCCGTGAGCCGCGCGGTGATCACCGTGCCCGCGTACTTCAACGACGGGCAGCGCCAGGCGACCAAAGACGCGGGCGTCATTGCCGGGCTCGACGTGCTGCGCATCATCAACGAGCCCACCGCGGCCGCGCTGGCGTACGGCTACGGCAAGCAGGTCGCGGGCAAGGTGGCCGTCTTCGACCTCGGCGGCGGCACCTTCGACATCTCCGTGCTGGAGATCAACCGCGGCGTCTTCGAGGTGAAGAGCACCGGCGGCGACACGCTGCTCGGCGGCGAGGATTTCGACAACCGCATCATCGAGTGGCTCGTCTTCACCTTCGCCAAGGAGTTCAACGTCGACCTGCGCCAGGAGCGCATGGCCATGCAGCGTCTGCGCGACGCCGCCGAGAAGGCCAAGTGCGAGCTCTCCACGGTGAAGGAGACGCAGATCTCGTTGCCGTTCCTCTACACGCCCAAGGGCGGCGGACAGGCCTTGCACCTGCAGCGCAGCCTCACCCGCGACAAGCTCGAGGAGCTCACCGCGGACCTGGTGGAGCGCTGCATCCGCCACTGCGAGCAGACCCTGGGCGAGGCCAAGGTGAAGCCCAGCGAGCTCAAGGAAGTGCTGCTCGTCGGCGGCATGACCCGCATGCCGCGCGTGCAGGACGCCGTGCGGCGCTTCTTCGGCAAGGAGCCGTCGAAGGGCGTGCACCCGGACGAGGTGGTCGCGCTCGGAGCCGCGGTTCAGGCTGCGGCGCTCACCCAGGCCGAGAGCGACGTGCTCTTGCTCGACGTGACGCCGCAGTCGCTGGGCGTGGCGGTCGCGGGCGGCTACACCCGCGTGCTCATCCCCAAGAACACCACCGTGCCCACCTCGGTGACCGAGGAGTTCGCCACCAGCAAGGACGGCCAGACGGTGGTGAAGATTATCGTCCTGCAGGGCGAGGATCAGCTCGCGAGCAAGAACGAGATCCTGGGCGAGTTCATCCTCACCGGGCTGCGGCCGGCCTCGCGCGGCGCGGTGACCATCGAGGTGGCCTTCGACATCTCCGCGGAAGGCATCGTCAGCGTGTCCGGCAAGGACCGCGAGACGGGCCAGAAGCAGAGCATCACCGTTTCCGCCTCGGGTGGCCTCACCCCCGACGAGCTGCAGAAGATCCTCGCGGAGCACGCGCCCATCACCCCCGACCACGAGCCGGCGCTGCCCCAGGCCGTCTCGGCCGACCCGGCGCTCTCGGGCCTGCGCGACCGCGTGAACGGCTTGATCAAGGACCTGGAGGATCTCATCCCCCAGGCCAAGCACGCGCTGGAGAAGAGCCAGTTCGGCGCGGACGCGTTACAGAAGGCGGAGCGCGCGGTGGCGCGTGGCAAGGGCGCGGTGGGCGGCTCCGACATCGAGGCCTTGAACGCGGTGGTGCAGGAGCTGGAGCGCACCACCAACCTCTTCCGCGGGTTGGCCAAGAGCCGAACCGCGGGCAACGGCTGA